A section of the Meles meles chromosome 8, mMelMel3.1 paternal haplotype, whole genome shotgun sequence genome encodes:
- the DGKZ gene encoding diacylglycerol kinase zeta isoform X10, which produces MEPRDGSPEARSSDSESASASSSGSERDAGPEPDKAPRRLNKRRFPGLRLFGHRKAITKSGLQHLAPPPPTPGAPCGEPERQIRSTVDWSESATYGEHIWFETNVSGDFCYVGEQYCVAKMLQKSVSRRKCAACKIVVHTPCIEQLEKINFRCKPSFRESGSRNIREPTFVRHHWVHRRRQDGKCRHCGKGFQQKFTFHSKEIVAISCSWCKQAYHSKVSCFMLQQIEEPCSLGVHAAVVIPPTWILRARRPQNTLKASKKKKRASFKRKSSKKGPEEGRWRPFIIRPTPSPLMKPLLVFVNPKSGGNQGAKIIQSFLWYLNPRQVFDLSQGGPKEALEMYRKVHNLRILACGGDGTVGWILSTLDQLRLKPPPPVAILPLGTGNDLARTLNWGGGYTDEPVSKILSHVEEGNVVQLDRWDLRAEPNPDAGPEERDEGATDRLPLDVFNNYFSLGFDAHVTLEFHESREANPEKFNSRFRNKMFYAGTAFSDFLMGSSKDLAKHIRVVCDGTDLTPKIHDLKPQCIVFLNIPRYCAGTMPWGHPGEHHEFEPQRHDDGYLEVIGFTMTSLAALQVGGHGERLTQCREVVLTTSKAIPVQVDGEPCKLAASRIRIALRNQATMVQKAKRRSAAPLHSDQQPVPEQLRVQVSRVSMHDYEALHYDKEQLKEASVPLGTVVVPGDSDLELCRAHIERLQQQEPEGAGAKSPTCQKLSPKWCFLDATTASRFYRIDRAQEHLNYVTEIAQDEIYILDPELLGASARPDLPTPTSPLPTSPCSPTLRSLPRDTAPPKGEELIEAAKRNNFCKESGPEEPQPCSIPCPQLQELHRAGGDLMHRDEQSRTLLHHAVSTGSKDVVRYLLDHAPPEILDAVEEKRTRPRGQDGGPQPARFHSGETCLHQAAALGQRTICHYIVEAGASLMKTDQQGDTPRQRAEKAQDTELAAYLENRQHYQMVQREDQETAV; this is translated from the exons GAAAGCCATCACCAAGTCAGGCCTCCAGCACCTGgcaccccctcctcccactcccggAGCCCCGTGCGGCGAGCCGGAGCGGCAGATTCGAAGCACTGTGGACTGGAGC GAGTCCGCAACGTATGGGGAACACATCTGGTTCGAGACCAACGTGTCGGGGGACTTCTGCTATGTTGGGGAACAGTACTGTGTAGCTAAGATGCTG CAGAAATCAGTATCCCGGAGAAAGTGTGCAGCCTGCAAGATCGTGGTGCACACCCCCTGCATCGAACAGCTGGAGAAG ATAAATTTCCGCTGTAAGCCGTCTTTCCGTGAATCAGGCTCCAGGAACATCCGTGAG CCGACCTTTGTGCGGCACCACTGGGTACACCGGCGACGCCAGGATGGCAAGTGTCGGCACTGCGGGAAG GGCTTCCAGCAGAAGTTTACCTTCCATAGCAAGGAGATTGTGGCCATCAGTTGCTCCTGGTGCAAGCAGGCC TACCACAGCAAGGTGTCCTGCTTCATGCTGCAACAGATAGAGGAGCCGTGCTCCCTGGGCGTGCACGCTGCTGTGGTCATCCCGCCCACCTGGATCCTCCGCGCCCGCAGGCCGCAG aaTACCCTCAAGGcaagcaagaagaaaaagagagcgTCCTTCAAGAGGAAATCTAGCAAGAAAGGGCCAGAG GAGGGCCGCTGGAGACCCTTCATCATCaggcccaccccctcccccctcatgaAGCCCCTGCTGGTGTTTGTGAACCCCAAGAGTGGGGGCAACCAG GGCGCTAAGATCATCCAGTCCTTCCTGTGGTATCTCAACCCCCGACAAGTGTTTGACCTGAGCCAGGGAGGGCCCAAGGAGGC GCTGGAGATGTACCGCAAAGTGCACAACCTGCGGATCCTGGCGTGTGGAGGCGATGGCACG gTCGGCTGGATCCTCTCCACTCTGGACCAGCTGCGCTTAAAGCCCCCGCCGCCTGTTGCCATTCTGCCCCTGGGCACTGGCAATGACTTGGCCCGTACCCTCAACTGGGGTGGG GGCTACACGGATGAGCCCGTGTCCAAGATCCTCTCCCACGTGGAGGAGGGAAACGTGGTGCAGCTAGACCGCTGGGACCTCCGTGCTGAGCCCAACCCCGATGCAGGGCCAGAAGAGCGTGATGAGGGCGCCACTGACCGG CTGCCCCTGGATGTCTTCAACAATTACTTCAGCCTGGGCTTTGATGCCCACGTCACCCTGGAGTTTCATGAGTCTCGAG AGGCCAACCCAGAGAAATTCAACAGCCGCTTTCGGAACAAGATGTTCTATGCCGGG ACAGCCTTCTCTGACTTCCTGATGGGCAGCTCTAAGGACTTGGCCAAGCACATCCGAGTGGTG TGTGACGGGACTGACCTGACCCCCAAGATTCACGACCTAAAACCCCAGTGCATTGTTTTCCTGAACATCCCCAG GTACTGCGCAGGCACCATGCCCTGGGGCCACCCTGGGGAGCACCACGAATTTGAGCCCCAGCGGCACGACGATGGCTACCTCGAGGTCATTGGCTTTACCATGACGTCCCTG GCGGCGCTGCAGGTGGGCGGGCACGGCGAACGGCTGACACAGTGCCGAGAGGTGGTGCTCACCACGTCCAAGGCCATCCCGGTGCAGGTGGACGGTGAGCCCTGCAAACTCGCAGCCTCACGCATTCGCATCGCTCTGCGTAACCAGGCCACCATGGTGCAGAAGGCCAAGCGGCGGAGTGCCGCCCCCCTGCACAGCGA CCAGCAGCCCGTGCCCGAGCAGCTGCGGGTCCAGGTGAGCAGAGTCAGCATGCATGACTACGAGGCCCTGCATTACGACAAGGAACAGCTCAAGGAGGCCT CCGTGCCGCTGGGCACTGTGGTGGTCCCTGGAGACAGCGACCTGGAGCTCTGCCGTGCCCACATCGAGAGACTCCAGCAG CAGGAGCCCGAAGGTGCTGGAGCCAAGTCCCCTACCTGCCAGAAACTGTCCCCCAAGTGGTGCTTCCTAGACG CCACCACTGCCAGCCGCTTCTACAGGATTGACCGGGCCCAG GAACACCTCAACTATGTGACGGAGATTGCACAGGACGAGATTTATATCTTGGACCCTGAGCTGCTGGGGGCATCGGCCCGGCCtgacctcccaacccccacttcccccctccccacctccccctgctcacccACACTCCG GTCACTGCCACGGGATACGGCGCCCCCTAAAG GTGAGGAGCTGATTGAGGCTGCCAAGAGGAACAACTTCTGTAAG GAAAGTGGCCCTGAGGAGCCCCAGCCCTGCTCTATCCCCTGCCCTCAGCTCCAGGAGCTGCACCGAGCTGGGGGTGACCTTATGCACCGGGACGAGCAGAGCCGAACGCTCCTGCATCATGCCGTCAGCACGGGCAGCAAGGATGTGGTCCGCTACCTGCTGGACCATG cacccCCAGAGATCCTTGACGCTGTGGAGGAGAA GCGGACAAGACCCCGAGGACAGGACGGGGGTCCACAGCCAGCCCGTTTCCACAGCGGGGAGACCTGTCTGCACCAGGCGGCAGCCCTGGGCCAGCGCACCATCTGCCACTACATCGTGGAGGCGGGGGCCTCACTCATGAAGACGGACCAGCAG GGCGACACTCCCCGGCAGCGGGCGGAGAAGGCCCAGGACACGGAGCTGGCCGCCTACCTGGAGAACCGGCAGCACTACCAGATGGTCCAGCGGGAGGACCAGGAGACGGCTGTGTAG
- the DGKZ gene encoding diacylglycerol kinase zeta isoform X11: MPPAHDSKMQQKVLTLQSPDPRVYLFPHILCGGGSFAANRTVMVVLKSRKAITKSGLQHLAPPPPTPGAPCGEPERQIRSTVDWSESATYGEHIWFETNVSGDFCYVGEQYCVAKMLQKSVSRRKCAACKIVVHTPCIEQLEKINFRCKPSFRESGSRNIREPTFVRHHWVHRRRQDGKCRHCGKGFQQKFTFHSKEIVAISCSWCKQAYHSKVSCFMLQQIEEPCSLGVHAAVVIPPTWILRARRPQNTLKASKKKKRASFKRKSSKKGPEEGRWRPFIIRPTPSPLMKPLLVFVNPKSGGNQGAKIIQSFLWYLNPRQVFDLSQGGPKEALEMYRKVHNLRILACGGDGTVGWILSTLDQLRLKPPPPVAILPLGTGNDLARTLNWGGGYTDEPVSKILSHVEEGNVVQLDRWDLRAEPNPDAGPEERDEGATDRLPLDVFNNYFSLGFDAHVTLEFHESREANPEKFNSRFRNKMFYAGTAFSDFLMGSSKDLAKHIRVVCDGTDLTPKIHDLKPQCIVFLNIPRYCAGTMPWGHPGEHHEFEPQRHDDGYLEVIGFTMTSLAALQVGGHGERLTQCREVVLTTSKAIPVQVDGEPCKLAASRIRIALRNQATMVQKAKRRSAAPLHSDQQPVPEQLRVQVSRVSMHDYEALHYDKEQLKEASVPLGTVVVPGDSDLELCRAHIERLQQQEPEGAGAKSPTCQKLSPKWCFLDATTASRFYRIDRAQEHLNYVTEIAQDEIYILDPELLGASARPDLPTPTSPLPTSPCSPTLRSLPRDTAPPKGEELIEAAKRNNFCKESGPEEPQPCSIPCPQLQELHRAGGDLMHRDEQSRTLLHHAVSTGSKDVVRYLLDHAPPEILDAVEEKRTRPRGQDGGPQPARFHSGETCLHQAAALGQRTICHYIVEAGASLMKTDQQGDTPRQRAEKAQDTELAAYLENRQHYQMVQREDQETAV; the protein is encoded by the exons GAAAGCCATCACCAAGTCAGGCCTCCAGCACCTGgcaccccctcctcccactcccggAGCCCCGTGCGGCGAGCCGGAGCGGCAGATTCGAAGCACTGTGGACTGGAGC GAGTCCGCAACGTATGGGGAACACATCTGGTTCGAGACCAACGTGTCGGGGGACTTCTGCTATGTTGGGGAACAGTACTGTGTAGCTAAGATGCTG CAGAAATCAGTATCCCGGAGAAAGTGTGCAGCCTGCAAGATCGTGGTGCACACCCCCTGCATCGAACAGCTGGAGAAG ATAAATTTCCGCTGTAAGCCGTCTTTCCGTGAATCAGGCTCCAGGAACATCCGTGAG CCGACCTTTGTGCGGCACCACTGGGTACACCGGCGACGCCAGGATGGCAAGTGTCGGCACTGCGGGAAG GGCTTCCAGCAGAAGTTTACCTTCCATAGCAAGGAGATTGTGGCCATCAGTTGCTCCTGGTGCAAGCAGGCC TACCACAGCAAGGTGTCCTGCTTCATGCTGCAACAGATAGAGGAGCCGTGCTCCCTGGGCGTGCACGCTGCTGTGGTCATCCCGCCCACCTGGATCCTCCGCGCCCGCAGGCCGCAG aaTACCCTCAAGGcaagcaagaagaaaaagagagcgTCCTTCAAGAGGAAATCTAGCAAGAAAGGGCCAGAG GAGGGCCGCTGGAGACCCTTCATCATCaggcccaccccctcccccctcatgaAGCCCCTGCTGGTGTTTGTGAACCCCAAGAGTGGGGGCAACCAG GGCGCTAAGATCATCCAGTCCTTCCTGTGGTATCTCAACCCCCGACAAGTGTTTGACCTGAGCCAGGGAGGGCCCAAGGAGGC GCTGGAGATGTACCGCAAAGTGCACAACCTGCGGATCCTGGCGTGTGGAGGCGATGGCACG gTCGGCTGGATCCTCTCCACTCTGGACCAGCTGCGCTTAAAGCCCCCGCCGCCTGTTGCCATTCTGCCCCTGGGCACTGGCAATGACTTGGCCCGTACCCTCAACTGGGGTGGG GGCTACACGGATGAGCCCGTGTCCAAGATCCTCTCCCACGTGGAGGAGGGAAACGTGGTGCAGCTAGACCGCTGGGACCTCCGTGCTGAGCCCAACCCCGATGCAGGGCCAGAAGAGCGTGATGAGGGCGCCACTGACCGG CTGCCCCTGGATGTCTTCAACAATTACTTCAGCCTGGGCTTTGATGCCCACGTCACCCTGGAGTTTCATGAGTCTCGAG AGGCCAACCCAGAGAAATTCAACAGCCGCTTTCGGAACAAGATGTTCTATGCCGGG ACAGCCTTCTCTGACTTCCTGATGGGCAGCTCTAAGGACTTGGCCAAGCACATCCGAGTGGTG TGTGACGGGACTGACCTGACCCCCAAGATTCACGACCTAAAACCCCAGTGCATTGTTTTCCTGAACATCCCCAG GTACTGCGCAGGCACCATGCCCTGGGGCCACCCTGGGGAGCACCACGAATTTGAGCCCCAGCGGCACGACGATGGCTACCTCGAGGTCATTGGCTTTACCATGACGTCCCTG GCGGCGCTGCAGGTGGGCGGGCACGGCGAACGGCTGACACAGTGCCGAGAGGTGGTGCTCACCACGTCCAAGGCCATCCCGGTGCAGGTGGACGGTGAGCCCTGCAAACTCGCAGCCTCACGCATTCGCATCGCTCTGCGTAACCAGGCCACCATGGTGCAGAAGGCCAAGCGGCGGAGTGCCGCCCCCCTGCACAGCGA CCAGCAGCCCGTGCCCGAGCAGCTGCGGGTCCAGGTGAGCAGAGTCAGCATGCATGACTACGAGGCCCTGCATTACGACAAGGAACAGCTCAAGGAGGCCT CCGTGCCGCTGGGCACTGTGGTGGTCCCTGGAGACAGCGACCTGGAGCTCTGCCGTGCCCACATCGAGAGACTCCAGCAG CAGGAGCCCGAAGGTGCTGGAGCCAAGTCCCCTACCTGCCAGAAACTGTCCCCCAAGTGGTGCTTCCTAGACG CCACCACTGCCAGCCGCTTCTACAGGATTGACCGGGCCCAG GAACACCTCAACTATGTGACGGAGATTGCACAGGACGAGATTTATATCTTGGACCCTGAGCTGCTGGGGGCATCGGCCCGGCCtgacctcccaacccccacttcccccctccccacctccccctgctcacccACACTCCG GTCACTGCCACGGGATACGGCGCCCCCTAAAG GTGAGGAGCTGATTGAGGCTGCCAAGAGGAACAACTTCTGTAAG GAAAGTGGCCCTGAGGAGCCCCAGCCCTGCTCTATCCCCTGCCCTCAGCTCCAGGAGCTGCACCGAGCTGGGGGTGACCTTATGCACCGGGACGAGCAGAGCCGAACGCTCCTGCATCATGCCGTCAGCACGGGCAGCAAGGATGTGGTCCGCTACCTGCTGGACCATG cacccCCAGAGATCCTTGACGCTGTGGAGGAGAA GCGGACAAGACCCCGAGGACAGGACGGGGGTCCACAGCCAGCCCGTTTCCACAGCGGGGAGACCTGTCTGCACCAGGCGGCAGCCCTGGGCCAGCGCACCATCTGCCACTACATCGTGGAGGCGGGGGCCTCACTCATGAAGACGGACCAGCAG GGCGACACTCCCCGGCAGCGGGCGGAGAAGGCCCAGGACACGGAGCTGGCCGCCTACCTGGAGAACCGGCAGCACTACCAGATGGTCCAGCGGGAGGACCAGGAGACGGCTGTGTAG
- the DGKZ gene encoding diacylglycerol kinase zeta isoform X13, translating into MAEGPGGAGPRGDGAGGGRAAEEEVVRRRCRLGEEAEVSQLWPEGPRGMAAMAPVEERFRQLHLRKQVSYRKAITKSGLQHLAPPPPTPGAPCGEPERQIRSTVDWSESATYGEHIWFETNVSGDFCYVGEQYCVAKMLKSVSRRKCAACKIVVHTPCIEQLEKINFRCKPSFRESGSRNIREPTFVRHHWVHRRRQDGKCRHCGKGFQQKFTFHSKEIVAISCSWCKQAYHSKVSCFMLQQIEEPCSLGVHAAVVIPPTWILRARRPQNTLKASKKKKRASFKRKSSKKGPEEGRWRPFIIRPTPSPLMKPLLVFVNPKSGGNQGAKIIQSFLWYLNPRQVFDLSQGGPKEALEMYRKVHNLRILACGGDGTVGWILSTLDQLRLKPPPPVAILPLGTGNDLARTLNWGGGYTDEPVSKILSHVEEGNVVQLDRWDLRAEPNPDAGPEERDEGATDRLPLDVFNNYFSLGFDAHVTLEFHESREANPEKFNSRFRNKMFYAGTAFSDFLMGSSKDLAKHIRVVCDGTDLTPKIHDLKPQCIVFLNIPRYCAGTMPWGHPGEHHEFEPQRHDDGYLEVIGFTMTSLAALQVGGHGERLTQCREVVLTTSKAIPVQVDGEPCKLAASRIRIALRNQATMVQKAKRRSAAPLHSDQQPVPEQLRVQVSRVSMHDYEALHYDKEQLKEASVPLGTVVVPGDSDLELCRAHIERLQQEPEGAGAKSPTCQKLSPKWCFLDATTASRFYRIDRAQEHLNYVTEIAQDEIYILDPELLGASARPDLPTPTSPLPTSPCSPTLRSLPRDTAPPKGEELIEAAKRNNFCKLQELHRAGGDLMHRDEQSRTLLHHAVSTGSKDVVRYLLDHAPPEILDAVEENGETCLHQAAALGQRTICHYIVEAGASLMKTDQQGDTPRQRAEKAQDTELAAYLENRQHYQMVQREDQETAV; encoded by the exons GAAAGCCATCACCAAGTCAGGCCTCCAGCACCTGgcaccccctcctcccactcccggAGCCCCGTGCGGCGAGCCGGAGCGGCAGATTCGAAGCACTGTGGACTGGAGC GAGTCCGCAACGTATGGGGAACACATCTGGTTCGAGACCAACGTGTCGGGGGACTTCTGCTATGTTGGGGAACAGTACTGTGTAGCTAAGATGCTG AAATCAGTATCCCGGAGAAAGTGTGCAGCCTGCAAGATCGTGGTGCACACCCCCTGCATCGAACAGCTGGAGAAG ATAAATTTCCGCTGTAAGCCGTCTTTCCGTGAATCAGGCTCCAGGAACATCCGTGAG CCGACCTTTGTGCGGCACCACTGGGTACACCGGCGACGCCAGGATGGCAAGTGTCGGCACTGCGGGAAG GGCTTCCAGCAGAAGTTTACCTTCCATAGCAAGGAGATTGTGGCCATCAGTTGCTCCTGGTGCAAGCAGGCC TACCACAGCAAGGTGTCCTGCTTCATGCTGCAACAGATAGAGGAGCCGTGCTCCCTGGGCGTGCACGCTGCTGTGGTCATCCCGCCCACCTGGATCCTCCGCGCCCGCAGGCCGCAG aaTACCCTCAAGGcaagcaagaagaaaaagagagcgTCCTTCAAGAGGAAATCTAGCAAGAAAGGGCCAGAG GAGGGCCGCTGGAGACCCTTCATCATCaggcccaccccctcccccctcatgaAGCCCCTGCTGGTGTTTGTGAACCCCAAGAGTGGGGGCAACCAG GGCGCTAAGATCATCCAGTCCTTCCTGTGGTATCTCAACCCCCGACAAGTGTTTGACCTGAGCCAGGGAGGGCCCAAGGAGGC GCTGGAGATGTACCGCAAAGTGCACAACCTGCGGATCCTGGCGTGTGGAGGCGATGGCACG gTCGGCTGGATCCTCTCCACTCTGGACCAGCTGCGCTTAAAGCCCCCGCCGCCTGTTGCCATTCTGCCCCTGGGCACTGGCAATGACTTGGCCCGTACCCTCAACTGGGGTGGG GGCTACACGGATGAGCCCGTGTCCAAGATCCTCTCCCACGTGGAGGAGGGAAACGTGGTGCAGCTAGACCGCTGGGACCTCCGTGCTGAGCCCAACCCCGATGCAGGGCCAGAAGAGCGTGATGAGGGCGCCACTGACCGG CTGCCCCTGGATGTCTTCAACAATTACTTCAGCCTGGGCTTTGATGCCCACGTCACCCTGGAGTTTCATGAGTCTCGAG AGGCCAACCCAGAGAAATTCAACAGCCGCTTTCGGAACAAGATGTTCTATGCCGGG ACAGCCTTCTCTGACTTCCTGATGGGCAGCTCTAAGGACTTGGCCAAGCACATCCGAGTGGTG TGTGACGGGACTGACCTGACCCCCAAGATTCACGACCTAAAACCCCAGTGCATTGTTTTCCTGAACATCCCCAG GTACTGCGCAGGCACCATGCCCTGGGGCCACCCTGGGGAGCACCACGAATTTGAGCCCCAGCGGCACGACGATGGCTACCTCGAGGTCATTGGCTTTACCATGACGTCCCTG GCGGCGCTGCAGGTGGGCGGGCACGGCGAACGGCTGACACAGTGCCGAGAGGTGGTGCTCACCACGTCCAAGGCCATCCCGGTGCAGGTGGACGGTGAGCCCTGCAAACTCGCAGCCTCACGCATTCGCATCGCTCTGCGTAACCAGGCCACCATGGTGCAGAAGGCCAAGCGGCGGAGTGCCGCCCCCCTGCACAGCGA CCAGCAGCCCGTGCCCGAGCAGCTGCGGGTCCAGGTGAGCAGAGTCAGCATGCATGACTACGAGGCCCTGCATTACGACAAGGAACAGCTCAAGGAGGCCT CCGTGCCGCTGGGCACTGTGGTGGTCCCTGGAGACAGCGACCTGGAGCTCTGCCGTGCCCACATCGAGAGACTCCAGCAG GAGCCCGAAGGTGCTGGAGCCAAGTCCCCTACCTGCCAGAAACTGTCCCCCAAGTGGTGCTTCCTAGACG CCACCACTGCCAGCCGCTTCTACAGGATTGACCGGGCCCAG GAACACCTCAACTATGTGACGGAGATTGCACAGGACGAGATTTATATCTTGGACCCTGAGCTGCTGGGGGCATCGGCCCGGCCtgacctcccaacccccacttcccccctccccacctccccctgctcacccACACTCCG GTCACTGCCACGGGATACGGCGCCCCCTAAAG GTGAGGAGCTGATTGAGGCTGCCAAGAGGAACAACTTCTGTAAG CTCCAGGAGCTGCACCGAGCTGGGGGTGACCTTATGCACCGGGACGAGCAGAGCCGAACGCTCCTGCATCATGCCGTCAGCACGGGCAGCAAGGATGTGGTCCGCTACCTGCTGGACCATG cacccCCAGAGATCCTTGACGCTGTGGAGGAGAA CGGGGAGACCTGTCTGCACCAGGCGGCAGCCCTGGGCCAGCGCACCATCTGCCACTACATCGTGGAGGCGGGGGCCTCACTCATGAAGACGGACCAGCAG GGCGACACTCCCCGGCAGCGGGCGGAGAAGGCCCAGGACACGGAGCTGGCCGCCTACCTGGAGAACCGGCAGCACTACCAGATGGTCCAGCGGGAGGACCAGGAGACGGCTGTGTAG
- the DGKZ gene encoding diacylglycerol kinase zeta isoform X14, whose amino-acid sequence MEPRDGSPEARSSDSESASASSSGSERDAGPEPDKAPRRLNKRRFPGLRLFGHRKAITKSGLQHLAPPPPTPGAPCGEPERQIRSTVDWSESATYGEHIWFETNVSGDFCYVGEQYCVAKMLQKSVSRRKCAACKIVVHTPCIEQLEKINFRCKPSFRESGSRNIREPTFVRHHWVHRRRQDGKCRHCGKGFQQKFTFHSKEIVAISCSWCKQAYHSKVSCFMLQQIEEPCSLGVHAAVVIPPTWILRARRPQNTLKASKKKKRASFKRKSSKKGPEEGRWRPFIIRPTPSPLMKPLLVFVNPKSGGNQGAKIIQSFLWYLNPRQVFDLSQGGPKEALEMYRKVHNLRILACGGDGTVGWILSTLDQLRLKPPPPVAILPLGTGNDLARTLNWGGGYTDEPVSKILSHVEEGNVVQLDRWDLRAEPNPDAGPEERDEGATDRLPLDVFNNYFSLGFDAHVTLEFHESREANPEKFNSRFRNKMFYAGTAFSDFLMGSSKDLAKHIRVVCDGTDLTPKIHDLKPQCIVFLNIPRYCAGTMPWGHPGEHHEFEPQRHDDGYLEVIGFTMTSLAALQVGGHGERLTQCREVVLTTSKAIPVQVDGEPCKLAASRIRIALRNQATMVQKAKRRSAAPLHSDQQPVPEQLRVQVSRVSMHDYEALHYDKEQLKEASVPLGTVVVPGDSDLELCRAHIERLQQEPEGAGAKSPTCQKLSPKWCFLDATTASRFYRIDRAQEHLNYVTEIAQDEIYILDPELLGASARPDLPTPTSPLPTSPCSPTLRSLPRDTAPPKGEELIEAAKRNNFCKLQELHRAGGDLMHRDEQSRTLLHHAVSTGSKDVVRYLLDHAPPEILDAVEENGETCLHQAAALGQRTICHYIVEAGASLMKTDQQGDTPRQRAEKAQDTELAAYLENRQHYQMVQREDQETAV is encoded by the exons GAAAGCCATCACCAAGTCAGGCCTCCAGCACCTGgcaccccctcctcccactcccggAGCCCCGTGCGGCGAGCCGGAGCGGCAGATTCGAAGCACTGTGGACTGGAGC GAGTCCGCAACGTATGGGGAACACATCTGGTTCGAGACCAACGTGTCGGGGGACTTCTGCTATGTTGGGGAACAGTACTGTGTAGCTAAGATGCTG CAGAAATCAGTATCCCGGAGAAAGTGTGCAGCCTGCAAGATCGTGGTGCACACCCCCTGCATCGAACAGCTGGAGAAG ATAAATTTCCGCTGTAAGCCGTCTTTCCGTGAATCAGGCTCCAGGAACATCCGTGAG CCGACCTTTGTGCGGCACCACTGGGTACACCGGCGACGCCAGGATGGCAAGTGTCGGCACTGCGGGAAG GGCTTCCAGCAGAAGTTTACCTTCCATAGCAAGGAGATTGTGGCCATCAGTTGCTCCTGGTGCAAGCAGGCC TACCACAGCAAGGTGTCCTGCTTCATGCTGCAACAGATAGAGGAGCCGTGCTCCCTGGGCGTGCACGCTGCTGTGGTCATCCCGCCCACCTGGATCCTCCGCGCCCGCAGGCCGCAG aaTACCCTCAAGGcaagcaagaagaaaaagagagcgTCCTTCAAGAGGAAATCTAGCAAGAAAGGGCCAGAG GAGGGCCGCTGGAGACCCTTCATCATCaggcccaccccctcccccctcatgaAGCCCCTGCTGGTGTTTGTGAACCCCAAGAGTGGGGGCAACCAG GGCGCTAAGATCATCCAGTCCTTCCTGTGGTATCTCAACCCCCGACAAGTGTTTGACCTGAGCCAGGGAGGGCCCAAGGAGGC GCTGGAGATGTACCGCAAAGTGCACAACCTGCGGATCCTGGCGTGTGGAGGCGATGGCACG gTCGGCTGGATCCTCTCCACTCTGGACCAGCTGCGCTTAAAGCCCCCGCCGCCTGTTGCCATTCTGCCCCTGGGCACTGGCAATGACTTGGCCCGTACCCTCAACTGGGGTGGG GGCTACACGGATGAGCCCGTGTCCAAGATCCTCTCCCACGTGGAGGAGGGAAACGTGGTGCAGCTAGACCGCTGGGACCTCCGTGCTGAGCCCAACCCCGATGCAGGGCCAGAAGAGCGTGATGAGGGCGCCACTGACCGG CTGCCCCTGGATGTCTTCAACAATTACTTCAGCCTGGGCTTTGATGCCCACGTCACCCTGGAGTTTCATGAGTCTCGAG AGGCCAACCCAGAGAAATTCAACAGCCGCTTTCGGAACAAGATGTTCTATGCCGGG ACAGCCTTCTCTGACTTCCTGATGGGCAGCTCTAAGGACTTGGCCAAGCACATCCGAGTGGTG TGTGACGGGACTGACCTGACCCCCAAGATTCACGACCTAAAACCCCAGTGCATTGTTTTCCTGAACATCCCCAG GTACTGCGCAGGCACCATGCCCTGGGGCCACCCTGGGGAGCACCACGAATTTGAGCCCCAGCGGCACGACGATGGCTACCTCGAGGTCATTGGCTTTACCATGACGTCCCTG GCGGCGCTGCAGGTGGGCGGGCACGGCGAACGGCTGACACAGTGCCGAGAGGTGGTGCTCACCACGTCCAAGGCCATCCCGGTGCAGGTGGACGGTGAGCCCTGCAAACTCGCAGCCTCACGCATTCGCATCGCTCTGCGTAACCAGGCCACCATGGTGCAGAAGGCCAAGCGGCGGAGTGCCGCCCCCCTGCACAGCGA CCAGCAGCCCGTGCCCGAGCAGCTGCGGGTCCAGGTGAGCAGAGTCAGCATGCATGACTACGAGGCCCTGCATTACGACAAGGAACAGCTCAAGGAGGCCT CCGTGCCGCTGGGCACTGTGGTGGTCCCTGGAGACAGCGACCTGGAGCTCTGCCGTGCCCACATCGAGAGACTCCAGCAG GAGCCCGAAGGTGCTGGAGCCAAGTCCCCTACCTGCCAGAAACTGTCCCCCAAGTGGTGCTTCCTAGACG CCACCACTGCCAGCCGCTTCTACAGGATTGACCGGGCCCAG GAACACCTCAACTATGTGACGGAGATTGCACAGGACGAGATTTATATCTTGGACCCTGAGCTGCTGGGGGCATCGGCCCGGCCtgacctcccaacccccacttcccccctccccacctccccctgctcacccACACTCCG GTCACTGCCACGGGATACGGCGCCCCCTAAAG GTGAGGAGCTGATTGAGGCTGCCAAGAGGAACAACTTCTGTAAG CTCCAGGAGCTGCACCGAGCTGGGGGTGACCTTATGCACCGGGACGAGCAGAGCCGAACGCTCCTGCATCATGCCGTCAGCACGGGCAGCAAGGATGTGGTCCGCTACCTGCTGGACCATG cacccCCAGAGATCCTTGACGCTGTGGAGGAGAA CGGGGAGACCTGTCTGCACCAGGCGGCAGCCCTGGGCCAGCGCACCATCTGCCACTACATCGTGGAGGCGGGGGCCTCACTCATGAAGACGGACCAGCAG GGCGACACTCCCCGGCAGCGGGCGGAGAAGGCCCAGGACACGGAGCTGGCCGCCTACCTGGAGAACCGGCAGCACTACCAGATGGTCCAGCGGGAGGACCAGGAGACGGCTGTGTAG